The DNA region CTGCGGATGAGGTGGCCTTGGGCCAgtgcttccttttctcctctctcctgcctTCATCCTTCCCGGGCCCCAAATCATAGGCATACTCTTACTCCTCAGATCAAAAGGGAGAACTCTGTCATAGTCACCTTTGAAACCCCCTAGGGTGGCATGGGATATGTCACAGGTACTCATTGAAGGCCTGAGTTCTCTCTTGTTCTCATTGGCAATAACTACTAATACTACAACTCACAGTGCAGATACCATCTCCTGTGAAAATTCTACTCTGGTTCCCCACTAGTAATTCATATACATCTCCCTATCACACTTCATCCATGCAACAAGGATCTACTGACTTCTTTTGATGAACCAACACAGTTTTAGTCCCCAGGAGAACAccacagattttaaaaaagatctCTGTGGAACGCATGGAACTTAATTTTTAGGAGATAGACAATAATGAGCAACCTAgcagataaatgaatgaaaataaagccCAGATGTCATGTAAGAAGATAAGTTCAACAGGGAAACATCAAATAGGGTGGTGGTCAGAAAAGCAATTTCTGAAAAGAGCTGCAGTGGacttgaagaaggaaaagaaaggaaagggccaagCAATTTCTTGGAGGAATTGTATTCCAGGCAGAGCCAAGACCCTAAGGCAGACGTGTGTGGCTTCTTTGGGAACAATTAGGACTAGTGTAGCTGTGATGAGTGAGCaaaggacagagcagggagagatGAGGTCAGAGAAGTGGCTGAGAACCAGCTAATTCAAAGTCCTTGTAACAAGTCATTAGAGCATTGTGAATAGTGACATGACCCGATTCACATTTAACAGGATTATTCTGGctgtaattataataaaattttggagGTGTCAGAGGcagaagctgaagcaggaagggCAATTCAAAGTCTTTACTAGATGGAAAGAGGATGAAAGTATGAACCAAAGAGTGGGAGttgagggctgggactatggcctagtggtagagtgcttacctggtatacatgatacctcagcaccacatatatagaaaacagccagagatggcactgtggctcaagtggcagagtgctagccttgagcgggaagaagccagggacagtgctcaggccctgagttcagggcccaggactggcaaaaaaaaaaaaaaaataataatgcgagttgaggtggaaagcaattaGGTTCTGCATATATTAGGTTCTGCATATATTAGGTTCTGCATATATCTTGTAATGGTATGGGCATATATCTGTGTTCCACATTGAACTGTGAGCTTCCAGCACTAGTTCTTATTTGTCTCTATTATTGTCAACATTTAGGCATGAAATACAGTTTGACAACTGCTGAATGAATGTATGCTATTTTTTTCAACCAGATTGTATTCTCTTTGGGGGCAGATCTCATTTATCCTTGTAATCTTCCCAACACCTATCAACTCCCTTCTTTATATTTGGGAGGTTCTCAAGATCTTTTAGTGAAGGTGGATAGAGCAAAGGCCCACTATTCCTAAACCCTCATCCTACCAGAATAATGGGCCCTTTTCTGCTCTTCTCTCACCAACTTGAAGAAAAGTTCTCACACACAAGACACAGCATGCAAAGTAGTGAGTAAAGAGAGGGACCTCTAACAAGCTTTGCTGGGATATCCCCAGAACCTCGAGACATACCCTGTCTGCAATGCCAACCTCACAAAACCTTTATGATTTTTGAGGTAGACAGTAGTAGCTCCTGGTTGGCAAAAGGGGACTTCAGAAGCTCCGCCTACAACAATGACCACAGCATTGCCTAAGCCATTGTGGGTCAGCTTGTATCTCAGAGATGACTCACTTACTGGAGAAAAACCTGTGAAACAAGAATGAAGTGGTAGAATGAATTTCATCTGAGGATGGGGGAAGAAGCTATTCCAAGCTCTTCATGTTGAAGACATTTCCCACCCTTACATCTTTGGCTCTATACCAGGGGTTAGCTCTAGTCTGAATGTGGTCTTTAGGGTCAGCTGTTTGTGGATCTGTGCTACTATAGCAGGAATGGACTGATTTCCTCTGCCTACTTCCACTCATAACCTCCTACCTTCCAGATACTCAGACTTTAAGTTCACTCTTCCCTCTCTGTCCATGTACTGCAGTCATCTTTCATTCTGTCTGGACTAATAGCACTTGAGACCGTCCAGAGTATTCTCCTCTATAGGGTGTCAGGATTCGCCATCAATACATGCTTCCTCTCTAATAGTGACCTGCCTAAAGTGAGCCATTTGCTGGGGTTTGGGAAGAGTAGGCAAACCTGAGAACCTGCCTAAGCTAGATTGCAATGTCAATGAACAATGGAATATGTATGGCACCTTGTTTTTCAACAGCACTCacatataagaaatgtactcactcccttacatatgacactgtaacccctccatacttcactttgacaatataaaaagaataacACTTTTGTCAGATGTttgtggctcacccctgtgatcctagctactcaagaagctgaggtataaggatcctgattcaaaaccagcttgagcaggaaagtgagactcttatccaattaacaaccagaaagctggaagtgcaggtgtgattcaagtagtagaacaccggCCTTGactaaaaagctaaaggataatgcCTAGGTACTGAGTTCTCACCCCAGTGCTCGTGcgcgcacatatgcacacacacacacacacacacacacacacacacatagtatcCCATTTTTGTCCTCTGCACACTTTCTATTCTCTACTGAGATGGCATAAATTGCCTTCAAGATCCAGCCATCCAAAGAGACTCCTGCACCACGTCCATGGCAACTTCAGAGGAGAGAAGAAGCAGCTTCTGGGATTCTAGTGGCCCCACTAGTCCCACGGGATAAATGTATCTTACCTTTTAAAACTTGTTATCAGTCGTCTTCTGTTGTCTAGAAGGATGAATATTCATCCAGACAGAAGGACATTTGTCACAGTGCTGTGGCTTGACGCCTGGCATGGGGAAGTTGTTCAGGATTCTGATATATAcctatcttttttcctttgtcatctTAACAAAGGTAAAGAGGATTCCAGGACATGGTCACAGACAAAGACTGTATAGATTAGCTGGTATAATGgacttttaattatctttaagacaTCCTGAGATGAAAGATGCTTCAAGAAATCATCAGCTAACATAAATCAACTGATatcccagaaaagaatctggcatGACATGCCTGATTTGCCCTGCatttatgtttagtctttggtTTTGacatttgctttctatttttacttGAACCTGAATTTGGCCCTCTGATTAACCTATGGAAAGAACCCTGGCAACTCCTTAGAAGTAGCAACTCTTAGGCAACTCCTCTTCTTCCCAACCAGACTGCCTCTTAGATCACTGGCAGAGCCTGATAATGAACCACATACTCTTGAAACTAACCCTGCATGTTTGGAAGTCACTTTTTACCATGTCCTATTTTAGCAGGGAGTGACTGCAAAGGGCAGATATGGGTTGGAGTCCTGAGGTAGATTACAGAATAGAATCTGTATATACTCACCCAATGACATCACATATTCTCGCAATAAGGGGATCCAGAAGATCCATTTCAAGGTCGCTAAAAAGGGTGTGATGgatgggaaaatctgggagaagcCAGTGGCCTCAGTGGAAAAGTTGATGAAAGCGCCATGAGAGAGCATGCCATGAGGGTGGTTGCCAATGATGTAGTTGTGTTTGGGAGAAAGGTCATGGGTTTTCACCAGCTGTCAGAGGAAGATTGAGTCAGAGCATTGACCGAGAAGGAATAATGGATGTATAGACTGAAAGCCCAGGAAGCCGTTCCCAAATCAACACTCATTGGGCTATCATCATTGTCAAAGGGTTTTCTGATCAAGAGGCTGACCTGGGGTTGCCCCTGTGGGAAAGGCACTATCTGTTTGTCTCCCCACCTGCCCATCTAAGGTTTCTGCTCTGCATTATGCCTCTGGTCCTTGATCTTTACTGATTGTGATCAAAGCCTTTGAAACCATGGCGCTTAATAGGGAAAGACAGTCTGGGAAACAAGGACCAAGGGAAAGGTATGCACCCTGAGGGAAGGTGGGCAACAAGAAGAAAGATTCTCACCTTTATTGGGAAGTAACTTTGGAAATACTTCCAAATGGTCCAGTGTCGTAACCAAGCTGAATGCCTACCACCTGTGAGtacagaagggaagagaagggctaATGGGCCATTGCTAGTCAGAGTTCTGTCTGTGGTCCTAAGGCCACAGGATCAGACTCCTTCTTATATCTCAGAGATATAAGtactgagtccaacccccaggacacAGGAAGCTTGTGGTCATCAGAATCATGAAGACTGGAAACCACCCAGGGGTCAGGGACACCTGCTTGTATTTTCAAGCAGCCTTGGCTGGTCTTTTCCTCATCATTCAACTCCTTTTCTCTGTGGTCACATGTTGGGTCCAAATAGGACCACCATTGTGCCCCCACCTCTTACCTTGACCATGAGTGTTCCAATCATAGATGAACCAGGCATAGGTCAGCACAGTCAGGAACCAGTATTTAGTGAACAACAAGCATGGCAAGATGAGAATGGAAACAATTCCTGAGGAGACACAGTGGATTCATGTCATTCCAttcctttcaactttttggtagaCCTCTCATAACCCCCATTTTTTCCTGTGCCTCTACAATGAAGAGGCAAGGCAAAGCTGGTGTGGAATACTTCTCTCCTCCTCTACCCCTTCATTAGGTTTGCTGTGATCTGGGTTGCCCTCTGAActgggtcgtgtgtgtgtgtgtgtgtgtgtgtgtgtgtgtgtgtgtgtgtgtgtgtgtgttggtagtactagggcttgaattggaGGCCACTTCTgctattagctttttcactcaaggctggatctctactacttgagccacagctccacttcttgcttttcaaTACTTAATTACAGATCAaaatctcaccgacttttctgcgtgggctggctttgaaccccaatccttagatctcagattcctgaatagctaggaataaagGCAGGAGTCAATATTTTCCTGTAGCTCTGGATGCTCTTGTTGGTTGAGATCTCAACTGAGAAAACAGAAGGACCATGCCGTTTTCAGCGCAGGTCCTCAAGTGGGGTAAAAGGGCAGAAAAGCTTAGCTAGTGAAAGAACAGGACTTTGGACTGATTATCCCCATTCTGGAATCTCAAGAAATGGTTTCTAAAAGTTCAGCCCTCCTTTGTTGAACTGCTAAATTCATATATTCCAAGGGGGAGATGGCTTGCCTACAGTGTGCAGGCTGTTTGATGCATGgattataaactgctttgctatgGTTCTATTGTGTCCCTTTCAAAATGTTACAGAAGTTCAGAAGGGGAAAAGGTATCTCTCCTAGCAAAGGGACTCTGCAGTCTGAGAGGCAAACAGAATGCATAGTACAGCCCTgagaaatgaattccattttcatttttttaacaaaacatttttatttaatttgtttatttttattttttttgccagtcctggggcttgaactctgggactgagcactgtccctggcttctttatgctcaaggctagcactctaccacttgagccacagcaccacttctggctttttctatatatgcggtgctgaggaatcatgtatactaggcaagcaccctaccactaggccatattttcagccctctatttttatttttatttattatttttcccatgCTGAGGATGACACCTAGGGTCTTGTGCATACTAGACAAGTACTGAGCAACGACCTCAGGCCAgaactgtatttttaaatctGTTTGTGAATGAGAAAGACTAAGTACATGGAGagtgcaaatagtataattctttacaaagactaagtcaaagcccaacaaaataagtaccagaaaatgAGTACTTGCAGGGAGTTGGGAGGTgctaaggtggggggggggggtagaaggaTGAATGGGGGAAATtagtagaatgcaggcaagaatgcattgtatatcTCACAGAGccgagaaaaataagggaaggtgcAGGTTGAAGGGGGTGTGTGTGAAGATTTTGAAGGGATGATACAGATTAAGTTTAATAGTAAAAGACTGGTTAACGATAACAATGCATCGTAAAACcttcagaaggaaaggaaaatgttttgTGGACCATGTTTTTGGGTGGCAGTTTTAagttattagtttttaaaaatcagtacttTTTGATGGAAACAACATGACCAAAAACCTGTCACAGAATTTTGAGACGCACTAAAAcagtttaatgaaaaaaaaaaagatgcattacaTACATAAAtttcttgttaaatggcaaaaattcaatacataaccttaaattaagaagagtgagggctgggaatatggcctagtggcaagagtgcttgcctcgtatacatgaggccctgggttcgattcctcagcaccacatatacagaaaatggctagaagtggcgctgtggctcaagtggcagagtgctagccttgagcaaaaaggaagccagggacagtgctcaggccctgagttcacggcctaggactggccaaaaaaaaaaaaaaaaaagaagaagagtgaGAAAACAGGTAagtgagaatgttcaaagggtgacactgatcaagaggcactgtattcataaactgtgtaGTTGAATggtaaatcctttgtacaactatttaaattatatttgtacAAGTAGGTAAAAAAAGAGCCACATCCTggtaaataagtatttttttttcagagaaggagaagaaacttTAGAGTTACTTTCCACCAGGTATTGCCTTAAAAAGTCATTGAAtggcccctccgtagacgaatggatcaggaaaatgtggtacatatacacaatggaattttatgcctctatcagaaagaatgacattgccccatttgtaaggaaatggaaggacttggaaaaaactatactaagtgaagtgagccagacccaaagaaacatggactctatggtctcccttattgggaataattagcacaggtttaggcaagtcacagcagaggatcacaagagcccaataactatacccttatgatgacataagatgatgctaagtgaaatgaactccatgttatggaaatgattgttatatcacagttgtaactactttcaacgtcccatgggtatctgtagcttctactattgatgatgttcttgtatcaccttcctgtgattgtatctacactatctttgtaatcttatctgagtatattggaaaccgtgtatactggtattagaactaggaaattgaaagggaataccaaaattgagagacacagggtacaaaaagagaaacaactacaaaagcaatacttgcaaaactgtttggtgtaagtgaactgaacacctcagcgggggaaaggataagggggaggtgggaggggggtatgagggacaaggtaacaaacagtacaagaaatttatccaatgcctaacgtatgaaactgtaacctctctgtacatcagtttgataataaaaacttaaaaaaaaatcattgcgggggctggggatatagcctagtggcaagagtgcctgcctcggatacacgaggccctaggttcgattccccagcaccacatatacagaaaacggccagaagtggcgctgtggctcaagtggcagagtgctagccttgagcgggaagaagccagggacagtgctcaggccctgagtccaaggcccaggactggcaaaaaaaaaaaaaaaaaaaaaaaaaaaaaaaaatcattgcatgGCTGGGTGCCCATgactcatttctataatcctagtaactctggaggctgagatctgtgggtcaaagttacaagccagcctgagcaggaaagttggtaaaactcttttttttttttttaaacttctaccCTTTATTGGACAATTGTATTGTTAATAATCTACATACATGTTTCATATTAATGTAACATAAACAAAAATCATGGTCTTATTTaaatgtagaatttttttctttttttaatttaaattttattgtaaaagtaatatgcatagaggggttacagttaaataagccAGGTAATAAGTATTTTTGACCAgagtcaccctctccctcattttatccCAGTTATTCTCCTCTTGACTCCCTTCTCCACcaagttatataattcatttctagtgtccagtgagtatcactgctgaattggttcacgcCGCcccctggctttttaaaaatttttattgtcaaattgatatacagagtggttacagtttcatacgtaaggcactggatacatttcttgtactgtgtgttacctcctccctcattctcccctccccctttcccctttccttttccccccatgagttgttcagtagatttacaccaaACATACCTGTATACAcgctttccaatgtactcagataagatacagtaatagtgcaggtacaaccacagaaagtggatacaagaggatcatcaacaatagaagctacggtttcacatcacatgttgaaagtaattacaacagtgatataacaattgtttccatagcatggagttcatttcacttagcatcatcttatgtgttcataagggtatagttattgggctcttgtgatcctcttgctgacttgcctaaacatgtgttaattattcccttataagggagaccataaagtccatgtttctttgggtctggctcacttcacttagtatgattttttccaagtccttccatttccttacaaatggggcaatgtcattctttctgatagaggcataaaattccattgtgtatatgtaccacattttcctgatccattcgtctactgaggggctctgggttggttccattttctagctatgacaaattgtgctgtgatgaacattgttgtgctggtggctttagtgtgttcttgtttgtagtcttttgggtagatacccaaaagtggggctgctgggtcataggggagctctatgcttagccttctgaggaatctccataccgcttgccagagtggctgaaccattttacattcccaccaacaatgcagtagggttcccttttggccacatcccctccaacatttgtcattgttaattttcttgatatatgacattcttactggggtgagatggaatctcaatgtggctttgatttgcatttcttttatggccagtgatgtagagcactttttcatatgtctcttggccattctcatttcctcatcagagaagtctctttttaagtctttagcccacttgttgagggggctattggttctttgcggttttgtttcggaagaatgtattttttttagttctgtatatattttacatataaggtctttgtccgttgtatggccagtaaagatcttttcccaatctgtgggctttctgtttatcttgcgagctatgtcctttgccctgcagaagctctgcagtttgatgcagtcccatttgtccatcctttctttgatttgttgcatttctttttttataatttatttattaattaaacaaaaaattttgacaaggtgttgtgcaaaaggggtacagttacatagtagggcagtgtgtacatttcttgtgatatcttacaccctgtttttctttcccttccctaggtcagatagacatatgtacagtacacaatgtaccaagaacatatacagtagccatgtggcctacgccaaaggaaattcgcctagggctttaaatgtattgTTGACAAtaaacaatatgtcgacagtagtcttatatgaaagcacatacatagcttttgagctattgtgatcccctgagaggtcaatttttgacctttatatgttgagtagttgtttggttttagttacttaaacctgtgggaaataccatttgacaagaagcttttggtttcacagacctggtctctactgtctcctcctcccccaccttaacagtcatatatcagggagatcatgcccctttgttttctgtgttctaggcttgtctcactcaacattatttgctcaagtttgaccatttccctgcgaatactaatatttcaccattgccatgtagtattccattgtgtacaggtaccatattttttggaaccattcatctgtggaggggcatctggattgtttccatattttggctattgtgaattgtgcagtgataaacatggaagtgcagatgtctttttgatatcttgggacctgttgttcaggatagatgcctaggagtggtatggctgggtcatagggtaggtctaagttgagctttttgaggaacctccatactgttctccaaagtggttgtactaatttgcactcccaccaacctctttccccgcaccccctccagcatttgttgttgcctgagttcagagtacaggccattctaactggagtgaggtggtatctcagggttgtttttatttgcatttcctttactgccagggatgttgaacatttactcatatgtttctttgccatttttatctcttctcttgtgaagtctctctttagctcctttgcccatttcctaattggtttactgggcttggaggggcttagttttttgagttctctgtagatgacagatattaggcctttgtctgttgctgtgctggtaaagatcctttcccatatcgttggctgtctttgtagtttggtggctatgttcttagctgtgcagaaactttttaacttgtagtagtcccatttgtcgagtctctcccctatctgttgtgcccctgggactctattcaggaagttccttcctgtgcctataagttctatcgtctttcctactctgtccttcagtagtttcaaggattcagatctgatgttgaggtccttgatccagtttgagttgatcttggtgcatggtgataggcttgggtctactttgagttttctgcatatggctgcccagttttcccagcaccagtagttgaagaggctctgtttattctattgtatgtctttagctcctttgtcgaatatcagctgactgtaaaagtgcgttttatttctggatcttcaattctaatccattggtcttcaggtctgtttttatgccaataccaggctgtttttgttatgatggccctatagtagagcttgaagtctgatattgtgatacctcttgcactgcttttttttttttttttgcctagaattgctttggctattctaggtcttttgctgttccatatgaatttatgggttgcttgctctatttcagtgaagaatgtagctgggattttaatGGGGATTGctatgaatttgtataacattttgggcaatatggccattttcactatattgattctgcctacctatgagcatgggaggtctttccatctcctgtgtcttctttgatttcccttattagatttttttttttttttggccagtcctaggccgtgaactcagggcctgagcactgtccctggcttctttttttgctcaaggctagcactctgccacttgagccacagcgccacttctggccattttctgtatatgtggtgctgaggaatcgaacccagggcctcgtgtattcgaggcaagcactcttgccactaggccatattcccagccccccttattaaatttttatagttctcattaaataggtccgtcatgtccttggttaggttgatccctaggtattttattctttttttggctactgtaaaaggaattatttccataatatccttttctgcttgtacatagctggtgtacagaaaagccgctgacttttgtggattgattttgtatcctgctactttgccaaagtggtttattaggtgtaggagtttggggactgagttttttgggtccttcagatataagatcatgtcatctgcgaatagggatagcttgatttcttccttgctgatgtggatccctttgatgtcttcctcttgccttattgttatggctagggattccagctctatgttgaaaagaagtggggagagtgggcatccttgtcttttttttttggccagtcctggggcttggactcagggcctgagcactgtccctggcttctttttgctcaaggctagcactctgccacttgagccacagcgccacttctggccgttttctgtatatgtggtgctggggaatcgaacccagggcctcatgtatacaaggcaagcgctcttgccactaggccatatccccagccccggcatccttgtcttgttcctgagtttagggggaatgattttagtttcttcccatttaatacgatattagcagttggtctgttgtatatggcttttattattttgaggaatgttccctctattcctgttctctccagagcttttaataagtatggatgttgtattttgtcaaatgctttttgggcatcgactgagataacagtgtgattcttgattttagctctgttgatgtgatgaattacactgattgatttacagatgttgaaccatccttgtgactgtgggatgaagcctacttggtcatgatatataattttcttgatcagtttctggatccttttagctaatattttattgaggagctttgcatctgtgttcatgagtgatattggtctgtagttctctttttttgttgggtcttcgcctggtttgggaatgagtatgatattagcttcatagaatgagtttgggatttctccgtcagtttctatttcgcggaagagtttgaggagtattggtattagctcttcactaaaggttttatagaattcgttggtgaatccatctgggtctgggcttttctttgttgggaggctctggattaccccctgtatctcactgtaagtgattggtttatttaattcatttatttcttcttggttcagtctgggaagtttatacttctctaagaattgatccatttctgtaaaattattgttgtttagtgagtagaggttctggaaatagttccttgaggttgtttgaatattgtgtgtatttgctgtaatttttctggtgaagTCCCTTATTTTACGTatgtgagtctcttctttttttttgtaagtcttgcgaggg from Perognathus longimembris pacificus isolate PPM17 chromosome 28, ASM2315922v1, whole genome shotgun sequence includes:
- the Dgat2l6 gene encoding diacylglycerol O-acyltransferase 2-like protein 6; translation: MTFSRLDLQEGLRTFSVLQLLPFSVSLGIVSILILPCLLFTKYWFLTVLTYAWFIYDWNTHGQGGRHSAWLRHWTIWKYFQSYFPIKLVKTHDLSPKHNYIIGNHPHGMLSHGAFINFSTEATGFSQIFPSITPFLATLKWIFWIPLLREYVMSLGFSPVSESSLRYKLTHNGLGNAVVIVVGGASEVPFCQPGATTVYLKNHKGFVRLALQTGAFLVPSYSFGENDAYALKTFSEGTWIRFFQKYYQKIIKSFSGLNICLFYGRGLTRGSWGFLPFNRPITTVVGEPLPVPKTNKPNKETVDKYHALYINALRKLFDQYKVECGLSETQELTVI